A genomic window from Methylorubrum extorquens includes:
- a CDS encoding DUF2059 domain-containing protein — MRQKMLSGLLGLGLLCTPALVAGTVPAAAQAPAKPAAPAVTADPERLAAAREVVAASQGDRAAVLAAMKAPMAGVMQQMGLTDPKKAQVMVDEVVMPTLSENYDDLLAIQALSFASVLSKEDLKAVASFYATPAGKNLVKAQPQLSQAMLTGMQQWMGTLLPQLKEKVEKAAAAHGWSNEVKRR; from the coding sequence ATGCGCCAGAAAATGCTCTCCGGATTGCTGGGCCTCGGCCTGCTCTGCACGCCGGCCCTCGTCGCCGGCACCGTTCCTGCCGCGGCGCAGGCGCCCGCCAAACCCGCCGCCCCGGCCGTCACCGCCGATCCGGAGCGCTTGGCCGCCGCCCGCGAGGTCGTCGCCGCGTCGCAGGGAGACCGGGCCGCGGTGCTCGCGGCGATGAAGGCACCGATGGCCGGGGTGATGCAGCAGATGGGTCTCACGGACCCGAAGAAGGCCCAGGTGATGGTGGACGAGGTCGTCATGCCCACGCTCTCGGAGAATTACGACGACCTGCTGGCGATCCAGGCCCTCTCCTTCGCCTCCGTCCTCTCGAAGGAGGATCTGAAGGCGGTGGCCAGCTTCTACGCCACGCCGGCGGGCAAGAACCTCGTCAAGGCGCAGCCGCAACTGAGCCAGGCGATGCTGACGGGCATGCAGCAATGGATGGGCACGCTGCTGCCGCAGCTCAAGGAGAAGGTCGAGAAGGCCGCCGCGGCGCATGGCTGGTCGAACGAGGTCAAGCGGCGCTGA